In the Klebsiella aerogenes KCTC 2190 genome, one interval contains:
- a CDS encoding DUF484 domain-containing protein has translation MKQIGEEQQELATALDDSAVVDYLLQNPEFFIRNAAQVEHIRVPHPVRGTISLVEWHMLRARNHINVLEENMTLLMEQATANQSLFQRLFHLQTRLASADSLDEMLNRFHRWARELGLAGATVRLFPDSWHLGAPSKFTHLALSRQAFEPIRIQRLGQARHYLGPLNGPELLVVLPDAKAIGSVAMSLLGDDDAPGVMFFSSRDPQHYQQGQGTQLLQEIARMLPGLLERWIERA, from the coding sequence ATGAAACAGATCGGGGAAGAACAGCAGGAACTCGCCACAGCGCTCGACGACAGCGCGGTAGTAGATTATCTGCTGCAAAATCCTGAGTTCTTTATTCGTAATGCAGCGCAGGTAGAGCATATCCGCGTCCCGCATCCGGTGCGCGGCACCATCTCGCTGGTCGAGTGGCATATGCTGCGGGCGCGTAACCATATCAACGTGCTGGAAGAAAATATGACGCTGCTGATGGAACAGGCGACGGCCAATCAAAGCCTGTTTCAGCGCCTGTTCCATCTCCAGACGCGCCTGGCGTCCGCCGATAGCCTGGATGAAATGCTCAACCGCTTTCATCGTTGGGCGCGCGAGCTGGGTCTGGCGGGCGCGACGGTGCGCCTGTTTCCGGACAGCTGGCATCTCGGCGCGCCGTCTAAATTCACCCATCTGGCGTTGAGCCGGCAGGCGTTCGAACCCATTCGTATCCAACGGTTGGGCCAGGCACGTCACTATCTTGGTCCGCTGAACGGGCCAGAGCTGTTGGTGGTGCTGCCGGATGCGAAAGCTATCGGCTCGGTGGCGATGTCGCTACTGGGCGATGACGACGCGCCGGGGGTGATGTTCTTCAGCAGCCGTGATCCACAACATTATCAGCAAGGTCAGGGGACGCAGTTACTGCAGGAGATTGCGCGCATGCTGCCCGGCCTGCTGGAGCGCTGGATTGAACGCGCATGA
- the xerC gene encoding tyrosine recombinase XerC, which produces MTDSPLFACVDRFLRYLGVERQLSPITLTNYQRQLEALIALADDAGLKSWQQCDAAQVRSFAVRSRRAGLGPASLALRLSALRSFFDWMVSQGELAANPAKGIAAPKIPRHLPKNIDVDDVNRLLDIDLNDPLAVRDRAMLEVMYGAGLRLSELVNLDIQHLDLESGEVWVMGKGSKERRLPIGRNAVAWIEHWLDLRGLFGGDDDALFLSKLGKRISARNVQKRFAEWGIKQGLNSHVHPHKLRHSFATHMLESSGDLRGVQELLGHANLSTTQIYTHLDFQHLASVYDAAHPRAKRGK; this is translated from the coding sequence ATGACCGACTCCCCGCTATTCGCCTGCGTCGACCGCTTCCTGCGCTATCTCGGCGTAGAGCGCCAGCTTAGCCCGATTACGCTCACGAATTACCAGCGTCAGCTGGAAGCGCTGATCGCGCTGGCGGATGATGCTGGCTTAAAAAGCTGGCAGCAGTGCGACGCCGCTCAGGTACGTAGCTTTGCCGTGCGCAGCCGCCGCGCGGGCTTAGGCCCGGCGAGCCTGGCGCTGCGGCTTTCCGCCTTGCGCAGTTTCTTCGACTGGATGGTCAGCCAGGGCGAGTTAGCGGCTAACCCGGCGAAGGGGATTGCGGCGCCAAAAATTCCCCGCCACTTACCGAAAAATATCGACGTTGATGATGTGAATCGGCTTCTGGATATCGACCTTAACGACCCGCTCGCGGTGCGCGACCGGGCGATGCTGGAAGTGATGTACGGCGCGGGGCTGCGTCTTTCTGAGTTAGTTAACCTTGATATTCAGCACCTTGATCTTGAGTCAGGGGAAGTGTGGGTGATGGGTAAAGGCAGCAAAGAGCGCCGCCTGCCAATTGGACGCAACGCGGTGGCGTGGATCGAACATTGGCTGGATTTGCGCGGCCTGTTCGGCGGTGATGACGACGCGCTGTTTTTGTCGAAGCTGGGTAAGCGAATTTCAGCGCGCAACGTGCAGAAGCGGTTTGCCGAATGGGGGATCAAGCAGGGGCTCAATAGCCACGTGCATCCGCATAAGCTGCGGCACTCCTTCGCGACGCATATGCTGGAGTCGAGCGGCGATCTGCGCGGCGTGCAGGAGCTGCTGGGGCATGCCAATCTCTCCACCACCCAAATCTATACCCATCTCGATTTTCAACACCTTGCCTCGGTGTACGATGCCGCGCATCCGCGCGCTAAACGGGGGAAATAA
- the yigB gene encoding 5-amino-6-(5-phospho-D-ribitylamino)uracil phosphatase YigB, producing the protein MRFYRPLGPISALTFDLDDTLYDNRPVIDRTMQESLTFVRNYHPALSQFDAHALNQLRQTLLSSEPEIYHDVTVWRHRALELGMRNAGLSAAEAKAGADAAMENFAHWRSRVDVPQETHDTLAKLAQKWPLVAITNGNAQPELFGLNDYFRFVLRAGPDGRSKPFADMYHLAAERLDLPLGQILHVGDDLTTDVAGAIRCGMQACWIKPQDASLMKTADSRLLPHIEISRLASLTSLI; encoded by the coding sequence ATGCGTTTTTACCGACCTCTGGGCCCGATCTCCGCGCTGACGTTCGACCTGGATGACACCCTTTATGATAACCGCCCGGTGATTGACCGGACGATGCAGGAATCGCTGACGTTTGTGCGCAATTACCATCCGGCGCTGAGCCAGTTTGATGCCCATGCGCTTAATCAACTGCGACAAACGCTATTGTCCTCAGAACCTGAGATTTATCACGATGTCACCGTCTGGCGCCACCGCGCGCTGGAGTTAGGGATGCGTAATGCCGGACTCTCCGCCGCCGAGGCGAAAGCCGGCGCCGATGCGGCGATGGAAAACTTCGCCCACTGGCGCAGTCGCGTCGACGTGCCGCAGGAGACGCACGATACGCTGGCGAAGCTGGCGCAGAAATGGCCGCTGGTAGCTATCACCAACGGTAACGCCCAGCCAGAACTGTTCGGGCTGAATGACTATTTCCGTTTCGTGCTGCGCGCGGGTCCGGATGGTCGCTCCAAGCCGTTTGCCGATATGTACCATCTGGCGGCGGAGCGCCTGGATTTACCCCTCGGGCAGATTCTGCACGTCGGCGATGATCTGACCACCGACGTGGCTGGCGCTATTCGCTGTGGAATGCAGGCCTGCTGGATCAAGCCGCAGGACGCGTCGTTGATGAAAACCGCCGATAGCCGCCTGCTGCCGCATATTGAAATTTCACGGTTGGCATCTCTGACCTCGCTGATATAA
- the uvrD gene encoding DNA helicase II — protein sequence MDVSYLLDSLNDKQREAVAASRTNMLVLAGAGSGKTRVLVHRIAWLLSVENCSPYSIMAVTFTNKAAAEMRHRIGQLMGTTQGGMWVGTFHGLAHRLLRAHHLDANLPQDFQILDSEDQLRLLKRLIKAMNLDEKQWPPRQAMWYINSQKDEGLRPHHIQSYGNPFEQTWQKVYQAYQEACDRAGLVDFAELLLRAHELWLNKPHILQHYRERFTNILVDEFQDTNNIQYAWIRLLAGDTGKVMIVGDDDQSIYGWRGAQVENIQRFLNDFPGAETIRLEQNYRSTSNILSAANALIENNNGRLGKKLWTDGADGEPISLYCAFNDLDEARFVVNRIKTWQENGGALEQCAILYRSNAQSRVLEEALLQASMPYRIYGGMRFFERQEIKDALSYLRLIANRNDDAAFERVVNTPTRGIGDRTLDVVRQTSRDRQLTLWQACRELLKEKALAGRAASALQRFMELIDALAQETADMPLHVQTDRVIKDSGLRMMYEQEKGEKGQTRIENLEELVTATRQFSYNEEDEDLMPLQAFLSHAALEAGEGQADTWQDAVQLMTLHSAKGLEFPQVFIVGVEEGMFPSQMALDEGGRLEEERRLAYVGVTRAMQKLTLTYAETRRLYGKEVYHRPSRFIGELPEECVEEVRLRATVSRPVNHQRLGTPVAENDTGYKLGQRVRHPKFGEGTIVNLEGSGEHSRLQVAFQGQGIKWLVAAYARLETV from the coding sequence ATGGACGTTTCTTACCTGCTCGACAGCCTTAATGACAAACAGCGTGAAGCCGTAGCGGCCTCGCGCACCAATATGCTGGTTCTGGCAGGGGCGGGCAGTGGTAAGACGCGCGTACTGGTGCACCGTATCGCCTGGCTGCTGAGCGTGGAGAACTGCTCGCCGTATTCCATTATGGCGGTGACCTTTACCAACAAAGCGGCGGCGGAGATGCGCCACCGTATCGGCCAACTGATGGGCACCACCCAGGGCGGTATGTGGGTCGGCACCTTCCATGGCCTGGCCCATCGCCTGCTACGCGCCCATCATCTGGATGCCAACCTGCCGCAGGATTTCCAAATCCTCGATAGCGAAGACCAGCTGCGCCTGCTGAAGCGCCTGATTAAGGCGATGAACCTGGATGAGAAGCAATGGCCGCCGCGTCAGGCGATGTGGTACATCAACAGCCAAAAAGATGAAGGGCTGCGCCCGCACCATATTCAGAGCTACGGCAACCCGTTCGAACAGACCTGGCAGAAGGTGTATCAGGCCTATCAGGAAGCCTGCGATCGCGCCGGGCTGGTGGACTTCGCCGAGCTGCTGCTGCGCGCGCACGAGCTGTGGCTGAACAAACCGCACATCCTGCAGCACTACCGCGAGCGCTTCACCAATATTCTCGTCGACGAATTCCAGGACACCAATAACATTCAATATGCCTGGATCCGCCTGCTGGCGGGCGATACCGGCAAAGTGATGATTGTCGGCGATGATGACCAGTCGATTTACGGCTGGCGCGGCGCGCAGGTTGAAAACATTCAGCGCTTCCTGAATGACTTCCCGGGGGCGGAAACTATTCGTCTGGAGCAGAACTATCGTTCGACCAGCAATATTCTCAGCGCCGCCAACGCCCTGATTGAAAACAACAACGGGCGGTTGGGCAAAAAACTGTGGACCGACGGCGCCGACGGCGAGCCCATTTCGCTGTACTGCGCCTTCAACGATCTCGATGAAGCGCGTTTCGTGGTTAACCGAATTAAAACCTGGCAGGAGAACGGCGGAGCGCTGGAGCAGTGCGCCATTCTCTATCGTAGCAACGCCCAGTCGCGCGTGCTGGAAGAGGCGCTGCTACAGGCCAGCATGCCTTACCGTATCTACGGCGGCATGCGCTTCTTCGAACGTCAGGAAATCAAAGATGCGCTCTCTTATCTGCGCCTGATTGCCAACCGCAACGATGACGCGGCGTTTGAGCGCGTGGTCAATACGCCTACCCGCGGCATCGGCGATCGTACCCTGGATGTGGTGCGCCAGACCTCGCGCGATCGTCAGCTGACGCTGTGGCAGGCCTGCCGCGAGCTACTGAAAGAGAAAGCGCTGGCTGGCCGCGCTGCCAGCGCTCTGCAGCGCTTTATGGAGCTTATCGACGCGCTGGCGCAGGAAACCGCCGATATGCCGCTGCATGTCCAGACTGACCGGGTCATTAAAGATTCCGGCCTGCGTATGATGTACGAGCAGGAAAAAGGCGAGAAGGGCCAGACCCGCATCGAAAACTTAGAGGAACTGGTGACGGCGACGCGCCAGTTCAGCTACAACGAAGAAGATGAAGATCTGATGCCGCTACAGGCGTTCCTCTCCCACGCCGCGCTGGAAGCCGGCGAAGGGCAGGCGGATACCTGGCAGGATGCGGTACAGCTGATGACTCTGCACTCGGCAAAAGGGCTGGAGTTCCCGCAGGTGTTTATCGTCGGCGTTGAAGAGGGGATGTTCCCGAGCCAGATGGCGCTTGATGAGGGCGGTCGTCTGGAGGAAGAGCGTCGTCTGGCCTACGTCGGCGTGACGCGCGCGATGCAGAAACTGACGCTGACCTACGCCGAAACCCGTCGTTTGTACGGCAAAGAGGTTTACCATCGCCCATCGCGCTTTATCGGCGAGCTGCCGGAAGAGTGCGTGGAAGAGGTGCGGCTGCGGGCTACGGTGAGCCGCCCGGTTAACCATCAGCGCCTCGGTACTCCGGTGGCGGAGAACGATACCGGCTATAAGCTGGGCCAGCGGGTCCGGCATCCGAAGTTCGGCGAAGGCACCATCGTAAACCTTGAGGGCAGCGGTGAACATAGCCGGCTGCAGGTGGCATTCCAGGGGCAGGGAATTAAATGGCTGGTCGCCGCCTATGCCCGGCTGGAAACGGTGTAA
- the ysgD gene encoding YsgD/CorL family protein, which produces MDTPSRCWLNFLSFRNNS; this is translated from the coding sequence TTGGACACACCCAGTAGATGCTGGCTCAATTTCCTGTCATTCAGGAACAACTCCTAA
- the corA gene encoding magnesium/cobalt transporter CorA: MLSAFQLENNRLTRLEADEIKHLASSVWVDLVEPDDDERSRVQTELGQNLATRPELEDIEASARFFEDEDGLHIHSFFFFEDADDHAGNSTVAFTIREGRLFTLRERELPAFRLYRMRVRNQTLVDGNAYELLLDLFETKIEQLADEIENIYSDLEKLSRVIMEGHQGDEYDEALSTLAELEDIGWKVRLCLMDTQRALNFLVRKARLPAGQLEQAREILRDIESLLPHNESLFQKVNFLMQAAMGFINIEQNRIIKIFSVVSVVFLPPTLVASSYGMNFEFMPELHWSFGYPGAIVFMMLAGLAPYLYFKRKNWL, translated from the coding sequence ATGCTGAGCGCATTTCAACTGGAAAATAATCGTTTAACGCGCCTTGAGGCCGATGAGATCAAGCATCTTGCCAGCTCGGTGTGGGTCGATCTGGTCGAGCCAGACGATGACGAACGTAGCCGTGTGCAAACGGAGTTAGGCCAGAACCTGGCGACGCGCCCGGAACTGGAAGACATCGAAGCGTCAGCGCGTTTCTTTGAAGACGAAGATGGTTTACACATCCACTCCTTTTTCTTTTTCGAAGATGCCGACGATCACGCCGGTAACTCAACCGTGGCGTTTACCATCCGCGAAGGCCGCCTGTTTACATTGCGCGAGCGTGAACTACCCGCTTTTCGCCTGTACCGCATGCGCGTGCGTAACCAGACGCTGGTCGACGGCAACGCCTATGAGCTGCTGTTAGATCTGTTCGAGACCAAAATCGAACAGCTGGCGGATGAGATAGAAAACATCTACAGCGACCTGGAAAAGCTGAGCCGCGTGATTATGGAAGGCCACCAGGGCGACGAGTACGACGAAGCGCTGTCGACGCTGGCGGAACTGGAAGATATCGGCTGGAAGGTTCGCCTCTGTCTGATGGATACCCAGCGCGCGCTAAACTTCCTCGTGCGCAAGGCGCGCCTGCCGGCAGGCCAGCTGGAACAGGCGCGAGAGATCCTGCGAGATATCGAATCCCTGCTGCCGCACAACGAATCGCTGTTCCAGAAGGTGAACTTCCTGATGCAGGCGGCGATGGGCTTTATCAACATCGAGCAGAACCGCATTATCAAGATCTTCTCGGTGGTTTCGGTTGTGTTCCTGCCGCCGACGCTGGTGGCGTCCAGCTATGGGATGAACTTTGAGTTTATGCCGGAACTACACTGGAGCTTTGGTTATCCGGGAGCCATCGTGTTTATGATGTTGGCAGGCCTGGCGCCGTATCTCTACTTCAAGCGTAAAAACTGGCTGTAG
- the rarD gene encoding EamA family transporter RarD, translated as MDAKQTRLGVMLALAAYFIWGIAPAYFKLIYYVPADEILTHRVIWSFFFMVALISVSRQWPQVKKLLKTPRKIFLLALSAVLVGGNWLLFIWAVNNHHMLEASLGYFINPLVNIVLGMIFLGERFRRLQWLAVILAFCGVLVQLWTFGSLPVIGLGLAFSFAFYGLVRKKIAVDAQTGMLVETLWLLPVAAIWLFGITDSPTSHMGDNPWSLNLLLMAAGVVTTIPLLCFTGAATRLRLSTLGFFQYIGPTLMFLLAVTFYGEVPGTDKMVTFAFIWVALAIFVMDAVYTQRRGRRG; from the coding sequence ATGGACGCAAAACAAACGCGGCTGGGCGTTATGCTGGCGCTGGCCGCCTATTTTATCTGGGGTATCGCGCCGGCGTACTTCAAACTTATTTACTACGTTCCCGCCGATGAAATCCTGACCCATCGCGTGATCTGGTCTTTCTTTTTCATGGTGGCGCTCATCAGCGTCAGCCGCCAGTGGCCGCAGGTAAAAAAACTGCTAAAAACCCCGCGCAAGATCTTCCTGCTCGCGCTCTCTGCAGTGCTGGTCGGCGGCAACTGGCTGCTCTTTATCTGGGCGGTCAATAACCACCATATGCTGGAAGCTAGCCTCGGCTACTTTATTAACCCGCTGGTTAATATCGTGCTCGGGATGATTTTCCTCGGCGAACGCTTTCGTCGGCTGCAGTGGTTGGCGGTGATCCTCGCTTTTTGCGGCGTGCTGGTGCAACTTTGGACCTTCGGCTCACTGCCGGTAATCGGCCTTGGGCTAGCCTTCAGCTTTGCCTTCTACGGACTGGTACGTAAGAAAATCGCCGTCGATGCGCAGACCGGCATGTTGGTGGAAACGCTATGGCTGCTGCCAGTGGCGGCGATCTGGCTTTTCGGCATCACCGATAGCCCAACCAGCCATATGGGAGACAACCCCTGGTCGCTCAATTTACTGCTGATGGCCGCGGGCGTGGTAACTACCATCCCCCTGCTGTGCTTTACCGGTGCGGCGACCCGCCTGCGCCTGTCAACGTTGGGCTTTTTCCAGTACATTGGTCCGACGCTGATGTTCCTGCTGGCGGTAACGTTCTACGGTGAAGTGCCGGGCACGGATAAGATGGTAACCTTCGCCTTTATCTGGGTGGCGCTGGCGATATTCGTGATGGATGCGGTATATACGCAAAGACGGGGGCGCCGGGGATAG
- the yigI gene encoding acyl-CoA thioesterase YigI, which yields MSELTAAAALKLVGEIFVYHMPFNRALGLELERYEKEFAQLSFNNQPMMVGNWAQSILHGGVIASALDVAAGLVCVGSTLTRHDTINEEELRQRLSRMGTIDLRVDYLRPGRGERFTATSSLLRAGNKVAVARVELHNEEQVYIASATATYMVG from the coding sequence ATGTCTGAACTGACCGCCGCCGCCGCGCTAAAGCTGGTGGGCGAGATTTTTGTTTATCATATGCCTTTTAACCGTGCCCTTGGGCTGGAACTGGAACGGTATGAAAAAGAGTTTGCCCAGCTCAGCTTTAATAATCAGCCGATGATGGTTGGCAACTGGGCGCAGAGTATTCTGCACGGCGGCGTTATTGCGTCTGCGCTGGATGTCGCCGCGGGGTTGGTCTGCGTCGGCAGCACCCTGACTCGCCATGACACCATCAACGAAGAAGAGCTGCGCCAGCGCCTCTCGCGGATGGGAACTATCGATTTGCGCGTCGATTATTTACGCCCTGGCCGCGGCGAACGCTTCACCGCGACCAGCAGCCTGCTGCGTGCCGGAAACAAAGTCGCCGTGGCTCGCGTCGAGCTGCATAACGAAGAGCAGGTTTATATCGCCAGCGCCACGGCCACCTATATGGTGGGTTGA
- the pldA gene encoding phospholipase A, which yields MRISLAWLLALSALPAGVLAQDAPIEQTVHDKPAVRGSIIANLLQDHDNPFLLYPYESNYLLYTWTSDLNKEAIRSYDWADDARKDEVKFQLSLAFPLWRGILGDNSLLGASYTQKSWWQLSNSKGSAPFRETNYEPQLFLGFATDYEFAGWTLRDIEVGYNHDSNGRSDPTSRSWNRLYTRLMAQNGNWLVEVKPWYVVGSTDDNPDITKYMGYYRLKIGYQLGEAIFSAQGQYNWNTGYGGAEVGVSYPITKHVRAYTQIYSGYGESLIDYNFNQTRVGVGVMLNDLF from the coding sequence ATGCGTATCTCTTTAGCCTGGCTGCTGGCGCTTAGCGCGTTACCAGCAGGCGTTCTGGCGCAGGACGCGCCGATTGAACAAACCGTTCATGACAAACCCGCGGTACGGGGCAGTATTATCGCCAACCTGCTGCAGGATCATGATAATCCGTTCCTGCTTTATCCTTATGAGAGCAACTATCTGCTCTATACATGGACCAGCGATCTCAATAAAGAGGCAATTCGTAGTTACGACTGGGCCGATGACGCGCGTAAGGATGAGGTGAAGTTCCAGCTCAGCCTGGCGTTCCCGTTATGGCGCGGTATTCTCGGCGATAATTCGCTGCTTGGCGCCTCCTATACGCAAAAATCCTGGTGGCAGCTCTCTAACAGTAAAGGCTCGGCGCCGTTTCGCGAAACCAACTACGAGCCTCAGCTCTTCCTTGGCTTCGCGACGGATTATGAGTTTGCCGGCTGGACCTTGCGCGATATCGAAGTCGGCTATAACCACGACTCTAACGGCCGTTCCGATCCAACGTCACGTAGCTGGAACCGCCTGTATACTCGCCTGATGGCGCAAAACGGTAACTGGCTGGTTGAAGTGAAGCCGTGGTATGTGGTCGGCAGCACCGATGATAACCCGGATATTACGAAATACATGGGTTACTACCGCCTGAAGATTGGCTACCAGCTTGGCGAGGCTATCTTTAGCGCTCAGGGGCAATATAACTGGAATACCGGCTACGGCGGCGCGGAAGTCGGGGTCAGTTATCCTATTACCAAACATGTGCGCGCCTATACTCAAATCTACAGCGGTTATGGCGAATCACTAATCGACTATAACTTCAATCAGACGCGCGTCGGCGTCGGCGTGATGCTCAACGATCTGTTTTAA